The Henckelia pumila isolate YLH828 chromosome 2, ASM3356847v2, whole genome shotgun sequence genome includes a window with the following:
- the LOC140877400 gene encoding uncharacterized protein, producing the protein MDRKAGYANTESRPLQFQPGEKVFLKVSQFCRIFRFVLKGKLSPRFIGPFEIVENVEELAYKLALPQYFSYIHDMFHVSLLRRYVADESHVLHPYEVRLGEDLTYVEKPICILDRKSKILRNKTIIFFYFSGSRGESHM; encoded by the coding sequence ATGGATAGAAAGGCTGGTTACGCTAATACCGAGAGTAGACCTTTACAGTTTCAGCCAGGGGAAAAGGTATTTCTGAAAGTTTCCCAATTTTGTCGGATTTTTAGATTTGTTCTCAAAGGAAAGCTGTCTCCTAGATTCATTGGCCCATTTGAGATTGTGGAAAATGTTGAAGAGTTGGCTTATAAACTGGCGTTGCCGCAATATTTTTCTTACATACATGATATGTTTCATGTGTCTTTGTTGAGACGATATGTGGCTGATGAGTCTCACGTCTTGCACCCGTATGAAGTTCGACTCGGTGAGGATCTAACTTATGTCGAGAAACCAATTTGCATTCTTGACCGGAAATCCAAGATTTTGCGCAACAAGACCATCATCTTTTTCTATTTTAGTGGCAGCCGAGGAGAAAGCCACATGTGA